Sequence from the Limibacillus sp. genome:
TCGGGCTCCTTCGCCGTGCGCAACAAGCACCTGGAAAGCCTGCTGGAAGAAAAGGGCAGGAACGACGAGGAGACCTGGAGTTCCATCACCATCAACGAAGGCTCGGTGCAGCACCTGGACTTCCTGGACCAAGACGAGAAGGACTGCTTCAAGACCGCCTTCGAGCTGGACCAGCGCTGGCTGATCGAACTGGCCGCGGACCGCGCGCCCTTCGTCTGTCAGGCACAGTCGCTCAACATCTTCCTGCCGGCCAACGTGCACAAACGCGACCTTCACCAGATCCACTTCCAGGCCTGGAAGAAGGGCGTGAAGAGCCTCTACTACTGCCGCTCGCGCTCCATCCAGCGGGCCGAGACCTCCATGGGCGACCGCAGTGTCGAGGCCAAGGCCCTTCCGCTTCTGGGCAAGGTCAACGCGGGCGAACAGCCCTCCGGCGGCAGCTCGACGGACTACGAGGAATGCCTCTCCTGCCAGTAGGCCGGGAGTAGGCTCTCACGGGGACGGCGGCAGGGCGCCGTTCCCGACCAAATAAGGAGCGGGACAAAAAGCCGCTCCAGAAAACGGGGGCGGCGGCAGGGCGCCGCCCACGACCAAACCGAAAAGAACGCAGAGCGAAGTTCCGGCCTGGGCCAAGTGCGCCGGACTTAAGAATGAGGGAGAAAAACGGGACATGTCCCTGCTTGACGCCGATCCGATCTACAAGCCATTCAACTATCCCTGGGCCTACGAGGCCTGGCTGACGCAGCAGCGCATCCACTGGCTGCCCGAAGAAGTGCCGCTGGCCGACGACGTGAAGGACTGGCAGCACAGCCTGACCGTCGCGGAGCGCAGCCTGCTGACCCAGATCTTCCGCTTCTTCACCCAGTCGGACGTCGAGGTGAACAACTGCTACATGCGGCACTATTCGCGGGTCTTCAAACCCACGGAAGTGCAGATGATGCTGGCCGCCTTCTCCAACATCGAGACGGTGCATATCGCCGCCTACTCCCACCTGCTGGACACCATCGGCATGCCCGAGGCCGAGTACTCCGCCTTCCTCAAGTACAAGGAGATGAAGGACAAGTACGACTACATGCAGGAGTTCGGGGTCGACACCAAGGAAGACATCGCCAAGACCATGGCCGTGTTCGGCGCCTTCACCGAGGGCCTGCAGCTCTTCGCGTCCTTTGCGATTCTGATGAACTTCCCACGCCACAACAAGATGAAGGGCATGGGGCAGATCGTGTCCTGGTCGGTGCGCGACGAGACGCTGCACACCCATTCGATCATCCGCCTGTTCCGCACCTTCATGCAGGAGAATCCGGAGATCTGGACCGAGGAGCTGGAGCGCGATCTCTACAAGGCCTGCGACACCATCGTCACCCACGAGGACGCCTTCATCGACCTCGCCTTCGAAGCCGGGGAGATCGAAGGCCTGACCGCCGAGGAAGTGAAGCGCTACATCCGCTACATCGCCGACCGGCGCCTCGGCCAGTTGGGCCTCAACGCCATGTACCATGTCGAGAAGAATCCCCTGCCCTGGCTGGACGCGATCCTGAACGGCGTGGAACACACCAACTTCTTCGAGAACAGAGCAACCGAATACTCGAAAGCCTCCACCCAGGGCAGCTGGGAAGAGGCCTTCGACTAAAGAGACTGGCGAAGCCTCTCTGTTGCGCAGGGCACTCGCATAGGGGCCGTTCACCAAGAGGTGGGCGGCCCTCTTTTCTGATCGCGCGCGCTAAGCCAAGAGCACTAGGCACCCGTTGCCGCTTCCTGTAAATTGGTGTTACCACTTGGATGAGACCAATCACAGAAAGCGAAAAAGAGGGTGAACGACAAGGACCCCCGTTTCTCCACGATCGAGCGCGAGCGCGTGGCCGATCGCGTGGCCGAGGAGCTGAAGCGGCTAATCGCGGGCGGCACGCTGGCGCCGGGCGAGCGCCTGCCGGGCGAACGCCAACTGGCTGACATGATGGGCGTCTCGCGCGTTTCGGTGCGCGCCGCCCTGCAACAGTTGAAGGCCCACGGTCTCGTCACGGCGGTTCAGGGCGGCGGGACCCGCGTCATCGCCTCCGCCGAAGCGCTCGACAGCGCCCTGACCCAGCTGATCCAGGCCAACACCAAGAACCTGCGCGACCTCATGGAACTGCGCGCCCACCTCGAGTGCTGGGCTGCCGGACGGGCGGCCACGCGTGCCTCGGAGAAGGACCTGGACGCGATTCGCGCGGCTCTCTACCTCATGACCGATCCGGACCGTCCGGTCCGCTTCAAGGCGGAGGACGACTCCGCCTTTCACATGGCCGTCGCCAAGGCGGCGGGCGGAGGAAATGCTCGCCTTCCACCGCTTCACGCTCTCCGCCACGCCCGAAGACGACGCGCGCTTCCTGGAGCATCACCGAGCGATCTGGCAGGGCATCTCGGCGGGAGACCCCAAGGCCGCCGAACAGGCCATGGCCGATCACCTGCTGACCATCCTGGCGCTCTACAGCGCCGGAGAGGACGGCGAAGAGGACCTACCGCCGTCTCGCCTCGCAATCTGACCCTCGTCCGAGAGTGGTGACCTTTAGACCATGACCCTTCAAGCGCGCCCCTCTCCAGACTGGCGGCCTTGGCTGGTCTGGCTCCTCGCCGCGCTCACCTTCACCTATGCCTTTGTGCAGCGGGTCTCCCCGTCGGTAATGATCGATTCGCTGATGGCCGACCTCGCTGTGGGCGGCGCCGTACTTGGCAATCTCTCGGCCTTCTATTTCTACATCTACGCCGGGATGCAGATTCCCATCGGCATGATGATCGACCGCTATGGGCCCCGCCGCCTCCTCGCGCCTGCGCTGCTGCTGGCCTGCGGGGGCAGCGTGCTGTTCGCTCAAGCCGAGGCCATTGAGACGGCCTACCTCGCCCGCTTGATGATCGGACTCGGCGTCGCTTTCGGCTATGTCGGCTCTCTGAAGCTCGCGACCAACTGGTTCCCCGCCCGCCGCTTCGCCCTGCTCTCCGGCCTCACCATGACCTTCGGCATGGCGGGCGGCTTTCTGGGGCAAGCGCCGCTGGCCGCAGTGGTGGAAGGCTCGGGATGGCGCGACACGCTCCTGCTGCTGGGCGGTGTCGCCCTGCTGCTGGCGCTGCTGGTCTGGCTGATCGTGCGCGACCGCCCGGCCGGGATTGAAGAGGATGAAGCGAGCCGCCAGGAATCCCCCTTCGCCGGGCTGAAGCGCGTCGTCACCAACCGTCAGAACTGGCTCCTGGCGCTCTGCTCGGCGGCCATGACGGCGCCGATGCTCTCGATGGCCGGTCTCTGGGGCGTGGCCTGGTTGATGCAGAGCCATGGCCTTGCGCGCACGGAAGCGGCGGGCATCACCTCGGTCATGTTCCTCGGCTGGGCGCTCGGCTCTCCCGCGGCGGGCTGGGCCAGCGACCGCTTCGGTCGCCCCAAGCGTCTGATGCAGGCGGCGATGCTGCTCGGGTTGCTGGGCATGATCGCGCTTTTCTATCTGCCCTTGCCGCCCGCCCTGATCCTGCCGCTGATGGCGGTGATCGGGTTCAATCTGGGCGCCATGGTGACGGGCTTCGCGCTGGCCCGCGTCTCCAACCCCATCTCAGTCACCGGTGCCGCCTATGCCTTCGTGAACGCCGCCGTGACGGCAACCGGCGCGCTCTTCCAGCCCCTGATCGGCTGGCTGCTCGATCTGAACTGGTCCGGAGAGATGGCCGCGGGGGCGCGCATCTACGACCCGGAAGCCTACCTGATCGCCTTTTCCGTGCTTCCGGCCTTTCTCGCCGTGGCCTTCGCGGCTAGCCTCTTGATCCGGGAGGAGCCTAGCCGATGACCCTGGACACCACGCAGGCGAACGCCTTTCTGCGCAACTTGTTCGACGCCGCCCTGGCAGCGGCCGATCCGGCCGTCGCCCTGCCGCCGCACCTGCCGGAAGCGCCCAAGGGCCGCACGCTGGTGGTCGGCGCGGGCAAAGCGGCGGCGGCCATGGCGCGCGCCGTCGAGCAAGCCTGGGACGGGCCCCTCGAAGGCTTGGTCGTCACCCGTTACGGTCACGCCGTGCCCTGCGATAAGATCGAGGTGGTGGAGGCCGCGCACCCCATCCCCGACGACGCCGGTTTGAAGGCGGCCGAGCGCATCCTGGACCTGGCCCGGGGGCTCGGCGAGGACGACCTGCTGCTCTGCCTGATATCAGGGGGCGGCTCCTCGCTGCTCTCCCTGCCCGCCGAGGGCTTGACGCTGGCGGACAAGCAGGCGGTCAACAAGGCCCTGCTGCGCTCGGGCGCGGACATCGGTGAGATGAACTGCCTGCGCAAGCACCTCTCGGCCATCAAGGGCGGGCGGCTCGCCGCCGCCGCGCACCCCGCGCGCTGTGTCAGCCTCCTGATCTCCGACGTGCCGGGCGACGATCCTGCGACCATCGCCTCGGGCCCCACGGTCGGCGATCCCACCACCCTGGAAGACGCCCGCGCGGTGCTGGAGAAGTATGGGATCGAGCCTCCCGAAGCGGTCGCCCGGCATCTCGAAAAGCCCGGCTCTGAAACTCCCAAGCCGGAGGACGCCCAGCTCGCGCGATCCGAAGTGCGCATGATCGCCGCGCCGCAAACCAGCCTGGAAGCCGCAGCGGAGCTGGCGCGCGAGTCGGGCGTGACACCCTTGATACTAGGCGATGCGATCGAAGGCGAGGCCCGCGAGGTCGCGCGCGTCATGGCCGCCATGGCCCAGCAGGCAGCGCGACACGGACAGCCCGCGCCCGCGCCTTGCGTCCTGCTCTCGGGTGGCGAGACAACGGTCACGCTGCGCGGTCAGGGACGCGGCGGGCGCAACGCCGAGTTCCTGCTGGCGCTCTGCGTCGCCCTCAAGGGCGCGCCCGGCATCCACGCCATTGCCTGCGACACCGACGGCATCGACGGCAGCGAGGACAATGCGGGCGCCCTGCTCTCACCCGACAGCCTGCAACGCGCCGAGGCCAAGGGCGTGAGCGCCAAGGCCCGACTCGCCGACAACGACGGCTACGGCTTCTTCGAGGCGCTCGGCGATCTGGTGGTGACCGGCCCGACGCTGACCAACGTGAACGACTTCCGCGCCATCCTGATTTTACCTGTCACCTAAGCCGCGCTACAAAAGGGCGGACGCACCCGTCCGTCCATCGCCGCGAATAGGGAGTTCCTGCCACCATGAGGCGCAACCGCAAGGCTAAGATCGTAGCGACCCTCGGTCCGGCCTCCACCGACAAGAAGACCATCAAGGCCCTGATGCAAGCAGGGGCCGATGTCTTCCGCATGAACTTCAGTCACGGCAGCCACGAGGATCACAAGGCCCGCATCGACACGATCCGCACGCTGGAGAAGGAACTGGACCGGCCCACCTCCATTCTGGCCGACCTGCAGGGACCAAAGCTCCGCGTCGGAAAGTTCGAGGGCGGCAAGGTAACCCTGACCAAAGGCAAGACGCTGCGGCTCGACCTGAAGGCCAAGGAAGGCAGTGCCGAGCTATTGCCGCTGCCACACAAGGAGATCTTCGCAGCGCTCAGCCCCGGCGCGCCGATCCTGCTGGATGACGGCAATATCCGGCTGGAGGTGGTCAAGTGCGGCGAGGGCTATGCCGATGCGAAGGTCATCACCGGCGGCCCGCTATCCAACAACAAGGGCGTCAACGTGCCGGGCGTGGTCATGCCGATCAGCCCGATCACGGCCAAGGACCGCAAGGACCTGAAGTTCGCGCTGGACGCTGGTGTCGACTGGATCGCCCTGTCCTTCGTGCAGCGTCCGGAGGACGTGGCCGAGGCGCGTCGGCTCGTGGCGGGCCGCGCGCCCATCCTGATCAAGATCGAAAAGCCGCAGGCCATCGACCGCCTGCAGGAACTGGTGGAGATCGCGGACGCCGTCATGGTGGCGCGCGGCGATCTGGGCGTGGAGCTGCCGCCCGAAGACGTGCCGAGCCGCCAGAAGGAGATCATCGAGGCCTGCCGGCTCGCCGGAAAGCCGGTGGTGGTGGCAACGCAGATGCTGGACTCCATGGTGCACGCGCCCGCCCCGACGCGGGCCGAGGCTTCGGACGTGGCGACGGCGGTCTACGATGGCGCCGATGCCGTGATGCTCTCCGCCGAAAGCGCGGCGGGCGACTACCCGGTACTCGCGGTGGAGATGATGGACCGGATCATCCAGCGCACGGAGACCTCCCGCTTCTACCGCAAGATCATCGACGCGCTGCACCCAGAGCCGGAAGCGACCGCGCCCGACGCCATCTCCAACGCGGCCAGCCAAGTGGCCTTCACCATCGGCGCCTCGGCCATCGTCTGTTACACGACCTCCGGCTCGACGGCCCTGCGCTCAGGCCGGGAGCGTCCGAGCGTGCCGATCCTGACCATCACCTCAAGCCTGCCGACGGCACGCCGTCTGGCGATCGCCTGGGGCCTGCACTGCGTGCACACTGCCGACGTGCGCTCCTTCTCGGAGATGGTGCAGAAGGCCGCCCGCGTCTCCGCCGAGGAGGGCTTCGCCAAGCCCGGCGACAAGCTGGTGATCACCGCCGGCGTTCCCTTCGGCACGCCAGGTGCGACCAACATCCTGCGCATCGCGAGGGTGGAGAAGTAATCCTAGGCCGGGGCTTTTCCGAGGAACTGCGCCCGGCGCAGACGGCGCGCTGTGAGCAGGCTGTCGAAGCTGTAGATCGCCAGCGCCGCCCAGATGCAGGCGAAGGTCACCAGATGGGCCTGGGTGAAGGGCTCGCCGAACACAAAGACAGCCGTCAGCATGATGCAGGTGGGCGCAAGATACTGGAACAGCCCGATCGTCGAATAGCGCAGACGCCGCGCCGCGCTGGCGTACCAGATGAGCGGCAGCGCCGTGACCGGGCCAGACAGCATTAGGAGACCGAAAAGACCGGGATCGGCCAGGCTCATGGACTGGCCACCGCCGAAGAACTGGAGGTAGACGAGCAGGCCGATGGCGAAGGGCGCCAGCAGCAGGGTTTCCATGAACAACCCCTCCAGCGATGCCAGCGGCGCCGTCTTGCGGATGAGGCCGTAGATCCCGAAGGAGAGCGCCAGCGCCAAGCCCACCCAGGGCACCGCGCCCAGTTGCCATGTCAGGTTCGCAACGCCGAGTGCGGCCAGCAGCACCGCCAGACCTTGCGCCCGGCTCAAGAGCTCGCGCAGTACGACCATGCCCAGGATCACGTTGATCAAGGGATTGATGTAGTAGCCCAGCGCCGCCTCGACCGTCATGGAGGCGTTGATGGCGTAGATGTAGAGAAACCAGTTCAGCGACACGAAGAAGGCGGCCAGCAGCAAGGTGCGAAGGACCTTCGGGCTGGCCAGCGCCGCACGCAGGCCCGCCACCCGCTTCATGGCGAAAAGCAGGACGCCGACCAGAAGCAGCGACCAGATCACCCGGTTGGCGAGCGTTTCGATGGGCGGCACGCCGGAGACGGCCTTGAAGTAGAGCGGCGTCAGGCCGCCCCAGAAGAAGAAGGCCAGCAGCGCGAAGCCGGCGCCCTTTTTCTGCTCCCTGCTGTCGATCATGGTGGGTTAGCTCCCCTGAGGCAGGGGCTCGCGCTCCAACGGCCGCTCGCGGATCGGCAGATGGACCGCCGCGGAGAAAAGGCCGAGCGCCACGGAGAACCACCAGACCGGCTCGTAGCTGCCGAGCAAGTCATAGGAGAGTCCGCCCAGGGACGCGCCCAGGAAGGCGCCAACCTGGTGGCTCAGCATCACAAGACCGAAGAGCGTGGCCATGTAGCGCGCGCCGAAGATCTGCCCCACTAGACCGCTGGTGAGAGGAATCGTCGATAGCCAGAAGAGCCCGAAGACGGCCGAGAAGGTGAAGACGGCCCACTCCTCCTTCGGCCCCAGGATGAAGAGCGCAATGGCAATCGCCCGGCCGGTGTAGATGCCCGCAAGCAGATACTTCTTGCTGAACTTCCCGCCCAGGAGCCCGGCGGAGAGACCGCCGATGATGTTGAAGAAGCCGATGAGGCCCAGCGCCGTCGCGCCGACCCGGCCCGACAGGTTGCAGCTCAGGATGTAGCCCGGCAGGTGAGTCGCGACGAAGGCGACGTGAAAGCCGCAGACGAAAAAACCTACGGTCAGCAAACGGTAGCTGGGATTGAGCCCCGCCTCGGAAACGGCGGCCTTGAGCGACGCGGGACCAGGGCCCTGCGCCGTACTGGCCTTGCCGGTCAAGGCCGCGGCCAGCGGGACGATCAGGAAGGCGAGCCCCATCAACACCAGAAGCGCGCCCTGCCAGTCGAGACCCAGGATCAGTTCCTGGGTCACGGGCAGCAGCACGAACTGCCCCGCAGAGCCGCCGGCGGAGGCGAAGCCTAGCGCCGCCGAGCGGTAGCTCTCGGGCGTCAGGCGCGCGACCGCGCCCAGCACCATGGGAAAGCCGCAGCTTCCGACGCCGAGACCGACGAGGAGACCCGCGCCTAAGTGCACGCCGAAGGCGTTGGGGAGCAAGACCATCATGGCGATGCCGGCGCCATAGAACAGAGAACCCGCCACAAGGACACGCCCGGTCCCGTAGCGGTCCGCGAAGGCCGCGGCGAAGGGCGTCACGAGACCCCAGAGAAGGTTCTGAAAGGCGATCGCCAAAGAGAAGGAGGATACGGAAATGCCGATATCCTCGTTCATCGGGGCGATGAAGAGGCCGAAGGTCTGGCGGATGCCCATGTTGAAACTGAGGATCAACCCCGCAAAGAGGATGACCACCAGGGGCGTGCGCCAGCTCAAAGCTGTTCCGTCTTGGCTTGTCATGGGGAGCCTTTTACCGGGACGGCGGCGCCGAGACTATCCGGTTTGTGCGAATGGCGGGTCTGCGCGAGCCGCAGCGCTGGCTAGCTTGCGGCTAGATGCGGTTCTTCTCAAGCTTCAGCAGGACTTCTTCCAGATAGCGCTTGGCGCCATTGGAGTGCGGGTTGATCTCCAGCGCTTTCTCAAAGGCTTCGCGCGCAAGGTCGTAGCGTTCCAGCTTCATGAAAACCAGACCGCGACCGGAATAGGCTCCGAAATGCCGGGGTTCCAAAGCGAGGGTCTTGTCGATATCGGTGAGCGAGCCGCTGTAGTCCCCGAGGTAATAGAGCAGCGTCGCGCGCTTATTCCAGCCCTCCGCGAAATCTGGCTCCATGCCCGTGATGCGGTCGAAGGAAATCAGCGCGGCGGCATAGTCCTCACGCTCCATGGCGCTGATGCCCGTGCGCATCAGAAGATTCACCGCCGCGTTGCGGCTCTGCAGCCACAGCTGCCAGATCTGCAGCTCCACGGCCTGCGCGACTTGCGAATCCTCCAGGGTCTGCAGTTCCTCGAAGAGGCCGTCCAGGCGGGGATCCTTTTGATCGCCCTGTGCGTCCGGCGCCGCGAGGAACGCCAGAAGGAACAGCACCGATAGAAAGCGTTTCATATGACGAGTATGCTCCCATCCTGGTCGGCATTTCAAAGGACCGCTGGCACGGCCCGACAGAACTTTAAGGTAGCGCCGAGGACTGGATGAGCCACCCGGAGAATTTCTTTTCAGCGAGCTACGAGGAGGCCAGGGCGCGCTTCCTTGAGGCAAGCCGCCGCGAAGGCGGGGCGCATCAAAGCTTCGTGAACGACCGCGCCAGGGGGATGGCGGAGGAGACCCTGACCTGCGATGCCGTCTGGCATGGGCCGGAGGACGCCGAGGCC
This genomic interval carries:
- a CDS encoding ribonucleotide-diphosphate reductase subunit beta; translation: MSLLDADPIYKPFNYPWAYEAWLTQQRIHWLPEEVPLADDVKDWQHSLTVAERSLLTQIFRFFTQSDVEVNNCYMRHYSRVFKPTEVQMMLAAFSNIETVHIAAYSHLLDTIGMPEAEYSAFLKYKEMKDKYDYMQEFGVDTKEDIAKTMAVFGAFTEGLQLFASFAILMNFPRHNKMKGMGQIVSWSVRDETLHTHSIIRLFRTFMQENPEIWTEELERDLYKACDTIVTHEDAFIDLAFEAGEIEGLTAEEVKRYIRYIADRRLGQLGLNAMYHVEKNPLPWLDAILNGVEHTNFFENRATEYSKASTQGSWEEAFD
- a CDS encoding glycerate kinase, which produces MTLDTTQANAFLRNLFDAALAAADPAVALPPHLPEAPKGRTLVVGAGKAAAAMARAVEQAWDGPLEGLVVTRYGHAVPCDKIEVVEAAHPIPDDAGLKAAERILDLARGLGEDDLLLCLISGGGSSLLSLPAEGLTLADKQAVNKALLRSGADIGEMNCLRKHLSAIKGGRLAAAAHPARCVSLLISDVPGDDPATIASGPTVGDPTTLEDARAVLEKYGIEPPEAVARHLEKPGSETPKPEDAQLARSEVRMIAAPQTSLEAAAELARESGVTPLILGDAIEGEAREVARVMAAMAQQAARHGQPAPAPCVLLSGGETTVTLRGQGRGGRNAEFLLALCVALKGAPGIHAIACDTDGIDGSEDNAGALLSPDSLQRAEAKGVSAKARLADNDGYGFFEALGDLVVTGPTLTNVNDFRAILILPVT
- a CDS encoding tetratricopeptide repeat protein; this encodes MKRFLSVLFLLAFLAAPDAQGDQKDPRLDGLFEELQTLEDSQVAQAVELQIWQLWLQSRNAAVNLLMRTGISAMEREDYAAALISFDRITGMEPDFAEGWNKRATLLYYLGDYSGSLTDIDKTLALEPRHFGAYSGRGLVFMKLERYDLAREAFEKALEINPHSNGAKRYLEEVLLKLEKNRI
- the pyk gene encoding pyruvate kinase, which produces MRRNRKAKIVATLGPASTDKKTIKALMQAGADVFRMNFSHGSHEDHKARIDTIRTLEKELDRPTSILADLQGPKLRVGKFEGGKVTLTKGKTLRLDLKAKEGSAELLPLPHKEIFAALSPGAPILLDDGNIRLEVVKCGEGYADAKVITGGPLSNNKGVNVPGVVMPISPITAKDRKDLKFALDAGVDWIALSFVQRPEDVAEARRLVAGRAPILIKIEKPQAIDRLQELVEIADAVMVARGDLGVELPPEDVPSRQKEIIEACRLAGKPVVVATQMLDSMVHAPAPTRAEASDVATAVYDGADAVMLSAESAAGDYPVLAVEMMDRIIQRTETSRFYRKIIDALHPEPEATAPDAISNAASQVAFTIGASAIVCYTTSGSTALRSGRERPSVPILTITSSLPTARRLAIAWGLHCVHTADVRSFSEMVQKAARVSAEEGFAKPGDKLVITAGVPFGTPGATNILRIARVEK
- a CDS encoding MFS transporter yields the protein MTSQDGTALSWRTPLVVILFAGLILSFNMGIRQTFGLFIAPMNEDIGISVSSFSLAIAFQNLLWGLVTPFAAAFADRYGTGRVLVAGSLFYGAGIAMMVLLPNAFGVHLGAGLLVGLGVGSCGFPMVLGAVARLTPESYRSAALGFASAGGSAGQFVLLPVTQELILGLDWQGALLVLMGLAFLIVPLAAALTGKASTAQGPGPASLKAAVSEAGLNPSYRLLTVGFFVCGFHVAFVATHLPGYILSCNLSGRVGATALGLIGFFNIIGGLSAGLLGGKFSKKYLLAGIYTGRAIAIALFILGPKEEWAVFTFSAVFGLFWLSTIPLTSGLVGQIFGARYMATLFGLVMLSHQVGAFLGASLGGLSYDLLGSYEPVWWFSVALGLFSAAVHLPIRERPLEREPLPQGS
- a CDS encoding MFS transporter: MTLQARPSPDWRPWLVWLLAALTFTYAFVQRVSPSVMIDSLMADLAVGGAVLGNLSAFYFYIYAGMQIPIGMMIDRYGPRRLLAPALLLACGGSVLFAQAEAIETAYLARLMIGLGVAFGYVGSLKLATNWFPARRFALLSGLTMTFGMAGGFLGQAPLAAVVEGSGWRDTLLLLGGVALLLALLVWLIVRDRPAGIEEDEASRQESPFAGLKRVVTNRQNWLLALCSAAMTAPMLSMAGLWGVAWLMQSHGLARTEAAGITSVMFLGWALGSPAAGWASDRFGRPKRLMQAAMLLGLLGMIALFYLPLPPALILPLMAVIGFNLGAMVTGFALARVSNPISVTGAAYAFVNAAVTATGALFQPLIGWLLDLNWSGEMAAGARIYDPEAYLIAFSVLPAFLAVAFAASLLIREEPSR
- a CDS encoding GntR family transcriptional regulator, which produces MNDKDPRFSTIERERVADRVAEELKRLIAGGTLAPGERLPGERQLADMMGVSRVSVRAALQQLKAHGLVTAVQGGGTRVIASAEALDSALTQLIQANTKNLRDLMELRAHLECWAAGRAATRASEKDLDAIRAALYLMTDPDRPVRFKAEDDSAFHMAVAKAAGGGNARLPPLHALRHARRRRALPGASPSDLAGHLGGRPQGRRTGHGRSPADHPGALQRRRGRRRGPTAVSPRNLTLVREW
- the rarD gene encoding EamA family transporter RarD — translated: MIDSREQKKGAGFALLAFFFWGGLTPLYFKAVSGVPPIETLANRVIWSLLLVGVLLFAMKRVAGLRAALASPKVLRTLLLAAFFVSLNWFLYIYAINASMTVEAALGYYINPLINVILGMVVLRELLSRAQGLAVLLAALGVANLTWQLGAVPWVGLALALSFGIYGLIRKTAPLASLEGLFMETLLLAPFAIGLLVYLQFFGGGQSMSLADPGLFGLLMLSGPVTALPLIWYASAARRLRYSTIGLFQYLAPTCIMLTAVFVFGEPFTQAHLVTFACIWAALAIYSFDSLLTARRLRRAQFLGKAPA